Genomic segment of Bicyclus anynana chromosome 7, ilBicAnyn1.1, whole genome shotgun sequence:
agtTCCTCCGCGTcctttttatatagttttactcgctaaaggaataaaatacacattttactttttaattttttcttttgtttaccGACTTGTATTTGGTTAGTTAATTAAAGTGTTTAgcattcatattttaatgatttttattaaaatacttggaAAATTTGGAGTCTTAACCTTTGATATTGCTATCTGGCTTCTACATCATATAGCCACTTCCAAACTCTAGTTGCCTTACCAGGTACTGTTAGTTACTGTACTTACTTAACTAAGGTTACTAGTTAACTAAGTTATAAGTAATATAATTGATAACGCCTTACACAAAAATAAGAccaccattaccaaatgacaatgagcgccaaatgacaatgacaatgagctgggggacttctttcatgaaaaggactatagaGCTTGCCAGAAGTTTTTACCATGTGATTTGATATTAGATCAAAAGAGGTAGATCCGCAAACTGTAAAGCCAGTTAAAAAGAGGTTTGACAACTGACATTGACAACgacatttgtttaaaattttcatttgaaatttTCTACTTTGTCAGCGAGCGgtttttgtacttttttttaaaaaataaattttgtattttgtatattaatataaacaatgctgttgaaagtaattttaataagtatattatgtataaaatcaaTCCATAACTTAAAAAGTGGATGTGGTTGTACAAGCAGCCGTGAAACAACGGAGCATTTCAGTGAAGAGACCAACAATGTTTTGCCAAATGAACAATGTCCTTTCGAAAACCGATATATTAATCGTATCGATGCAAATTCCAAGGAAACCACAGAAATGATTTTTATACCGGCAGGCGCCTACCAGTTTGGTACCGACGACATAGTTATTGAAGGTGATAGAGAAGGTCCAAAGAGATTACTCcaactaaaaagtttttatttggaCAAATACGAAGTTTCCAACAgggattttgaatattttactaaattaacaaACTATAAGACTGAAGCAGAGACATTTGGTGATAGTTTTGTGTTTACACTGTTTTTAAACAGCACATTTAGGGAACAGCTAAAAGATTTCCGTGTCGTACAGGCGCCGTGGTGGTATAAAGTGGCTGGTACAAACTGGAGGCATCCATATGGACCTGATTCAGATATATCAGGTAGTATGTTGGG
This window contains:
- the LOC112055525 gene encoding formylglycine-generating enzyme: MLLKVILISILCIKSIHNLKSGCGCTSSRETTEHFSEETNNVLPNEQCPFENRYINRIDANSKETTEMIFIPAGAYQFGTDDIVIEGDREGPKRLLQLKSFYLDKYEVSNRDFEYFTKLTNYKTEAETFGDSFVFTLFLNSTFREQLKDFRVVQAPWWYKVAGTNWRHPYGPDSDISELMDHPVIHVSWNDATAYCKWREARLPTESEWEAACRGDHHNFTYPWGDKLFPNKKHMTNIWQGTFPNHNSVKDGYIGTNPVHLFPQNDFGFHNMAGNVWEWTEDSWSDDSVKEKVKKGGSYLCHRSYCYRYRCSARSHNTDDSSAGNLGFRCAKTA